The following coding sequences lie in one Arachis stenosperma cultivar V10309 chromosome 5, arast.V10309.gnm1.PFL2, whole genome shotgun sequence genomic window:
- the LOC130981022 gene encoding uncharacterized protein LOC130981022, with product MTADDAMQPNALIQGQCYVKNRSLTVLYDSGASHSFISLTVARELGLDFSELNFDLIVHTPASQKALTSLVCLQVPFTIRNRTFIHDLICLPLCGLEVIRGLDLLSKYHVFLDFLERTAVIPSDSLDIKPFLSHTFYLNSVRVTLGGSDCEGYVLLAASSNDSELSLERIRVAKEFPDVFPYDIPEFPPQTVLN from the coding sequence ATGACTGCTGATGATGCTATGCAACCAAACGCCCTGATCCAAGGTCAGTGTTACGTCAAGAATCGATCTCTAACTGTACTATATGATTCGGGTGCATCGcattcttttatttctttaactGTTGCTCGTGAGTTGGGACTAGATTTCTCTGAGTTGAACTTTGATTTGATTGTCCATACACCTGCATCCCAAAAGGCTTTGACTAGTTTAGTGTGCCTGCAAGTACCATTCACTATTAGGAATAGAACTTTTATACATGATCTAATCTGTTTGCCTCTATGTGGTTTAGAAGTTATTCGAGGATTAGATTTGTTGTCCAAGTATCAtgttttccttgatttccttgaaAGAACAGCTGTTATTCCGTCTGATAGTTTAGATATTAAACCATTTCTGTCTCATACTTTTTATCTGAATTCCGTAAGAGTTACCTTAGGCGGGAGTGATTGTGAGGGGTACGTTCTGTTAGCGGCTAGCTCGAATGATAGTGAATTAAGCTTGGAACGAATCCGAGTGGCAAAGGAATTTCCTGATGTTTTCCCATATGACATACCTGAATTTCCTCCTCAAACAGTATTGAACTAG